In Sulfuritortus calidifontis, the sequence CGACGTGAGCCGACCCCTGGCCAAGGCGGTCAAGGACATGACCCAGATCTCCCAGGGCCACATGGACGTCGCCACCCTGGCCGGCGCCGACAACGAGGTCGGCCACGCGCTGTCGGCGCTCAAGGCCCTGCACATCCGGGTCGGCTTCGACCTGGCCGAAACCAAGCGGGTGGCGGAGGAGGCGCTTCGGATCAAGATTGGTCTGGACAACGTGAGCACCGGGGTGATGATTGCCGACACCGAGCGCAAGATCATCTACGTGAACAAGTCGGTGGTCGACATCCTGTCCCGCGCCGAGGACGACATCAAGAAGCAGCTGCCCAACTTCTCGGCCAAGACCCTGGTCGGCACCAACATCGACGTGTTCCACAAGAACCCGGCCCACCAAGCCCAGCTACTGGCCAACCTGAACGGCACCCACAGCGCGGCGCTGACCATCGGTCCGCGCAGCATGGTGGTGCGCGCCAGCCCGGTGATCAACGAGCGCGGCCAGCGCCTGGGCGCCGTGGCCGAGTGGACCGACCGCACGGCCGAAGTGGCGGTGGAGAAGGAAGTGGCCGAGCTGGTCAACGCCGCCGCGGCCGGCGACTTCAGCCGCCGGCTGAACCCGGCCGGCAAGGAAGGCTTCTTCCTGCAACTGGCCGAGGGCATCAACAAGCTGGTCGAGACCTCCGAGCGCGGCATGAACGACGTGGCCGAGGTGCTCAAGGCCCTGTCCGAAGGCGACCTGACCCGCCAGATGGAAGGCGACTACGAAGGCCTGTTCGCCGAGCTCAAGGACAGCGCCAACACCACCAGCTCGCGCCTGCGCGAGATCGTCGGCCAGATTCGCGAGGCGACCGACGCCATCAACACCGCCGCCCGCGAGATCGCCACCGGCAACGCCGACCTCTCGAGCCGGACCGAGAGCCAGGCCTCTTCTCTGGAGGAGACCGCCTCCAGCATGGACGAGCTGACCAGCACGGTGAAACAGAACGCCGACAACGCCCGCCAGGCCAACCAGCTGGCCCAGGGTGCCTCCGACATCGCGGTCAAGGGCGGCGAGATGGTGGGCGAGGTGGTGCAGACCATGAGCGCGATCTCCGAGAGCTCGAGCAAGATCGCCGACATCATCAGCGTGATCGACGGCATCGCCTTCCAGACCAACATCCTGGCGCTGAACGCGGCGGTGGAGGCGGCCCGGGCCGGCGAACAGGGTCGCGGCTTCGCCGTGGTCGCCGGCGAGGTGCGCAATCTGGCCCAGAGGAGTGCGGCCGCCGCCAAGGAGATCAAGCAGCTGATCAACGACTCGGTGGACAAGGTCGATGCCGGCTACAAGGTGGTCGAGCAGGCCGGCAACACCATGCAGGAGATCGTGCAGTCGGTGAAGCGGGTGACCGACATCATGGCCGAGATCAACGCGGCCTCGACCGAGCAGAGCCAGGGCATCGAGCAGGTCAATGCGGCGGTGGCCCAGATGGACGAGATGACCCAGCAGAACGCCGCCCTGGTCGAGCAGGCGGCCGCTGCCGCCGAGTCCTTGCAGGACCAGGCCGACGGCCTGGCCCAGGCGGTGGCGGTGTTCAAGGTCGGCGGCGGTGCCGGCAGCCTGGCCGCCCCGCGTCAGGCCGTGACCCGGGCGCCCCAGCCGTCCCGCCCCGCGCCCAGGCCGGCCTCCCGTCCCGCCACGGCCGCCACCGACGAGGATGAATGGCAGGAGTTCTGAACATGCCCGACAACCGGAAACCCGAATATCGCTCGCCCTGCCGCATGACACGGGCCGGGCAAATCGCTTAAACCGAGGAGGAAACCATGCGCGTCAACATGCCAGTCACCGGAAGGGAATATGTCCTGCGCGACGATCACATGATCGTGTCCAAGACCGACACGCGCGGCATCATCACCTACATCAACAAGGACTTCCTCGAAGTTTCCGGCTTCACCGAAGAAGAGCTGATCGGTGCGCCGCACAACATCGTGCGCCACCCGGACATGCCGCCCGAGGCCTTCGCCGACCTCTGGGAGACCCTGCAGAAGGGCATGCCCTGGACCGCCATGGTCAAGAACCGTTGCAAGAACGGCGACCACTATTGGGTGCTGGCCAACGCCGCGCCGATCCGCGAAGGCGGCCAGGTGGTCGGCTACATGTCGGTACGCAGCAAGCCCACCCCGCAGCAGATCGAAGCGGCCAGCCGTATCTACGCCTCGATCAAGGCCGGCGAAAAAACCTGGAAGGTGGTGCACGGCCGGGTCGAGAAGAACACCCCGCTGTCCAGGCTCAAGCTGCTCAAGAACATCAGCATCAAGGGCCGCCTGGCCAGCATGGTCGGTCTGGCCAGTCTGCTGTTGCTCGCGGTCGGCGGCCTCGGCCTGTTCGGCCTCAACCAGTCAAACGAGGATCTGCGCGGTGTCTATGAGGACCACACCATCGCCCTCGGCCAACTCGATCGAATCACGCGCAACCTGGTCAACAACCGGCTGAACATGGCCGAGACCCTGCTCGACCCCAGCCCCGAGAGCGTCCGCAGTCACCTGGCCGACACCGAAAAGCGGATCGATGAGATCAACAAAACCTGGGAGGCCTACATGGCCGTCGACCGGCCACCGGAGGAGAGGACCGCGGCCGAGCAGTTCGCCGCCGATCGGACACGTTTCGTCAAGGAAGGCCTGCGGCCGACCATGGAAGCCCTGCGCGCAGGCCAGATCAACGAAGCGCGCCAGCTCTATGGCAAGCTCGACGAGCTATTCAAACCGGTACGCAAGAGCATCAATGGCCTGATCGACCGGCAGCTCGAAGCTGCCAACGCCGCCCATGAGGCCTCCGGCGAGCGCTATGCCACGATCCGAAACCTGAGCATCGCCGCCATCGTCCTAGGCTTGACCTTGCTGGTCGCCATGGGCGCGATCCTGATCCGCGTCATCACCCGGCCGCTCAACCGCGCAGTCGAGGTGTTCAACAACATCTCCGGCGGCAACTACAAGAACCATATCGAGATCGAGCACGAGGACGAGGTCGGCAGCGTGCTCAACGCCCTGCGTTCGATGCAGACCAAGATGGGCTTCGACGTGGCCGAGACCCAGCGCGTCGCCGACGAGGCGCTTCGGATCAAGATTGGTCTGGACAACGTGAGCACTGGGGTGATGATTGCCGACACCGAGCGCAAGATCATCTACGTGAACAAGTCGGTGGTCGACATCCTGTCCCGCGCCGAGGACGACATCAAGAAGCAGCTGCCCAACTTCTCGGCCAAGACCCTGGTCGGCACCAACATCGACGTGTTCCACAAGAACCCGGCCCACCAAGCCCAGCTACTGGCCAACCTGAACGGCACCCACAGCGCGGCGCTGACCATCGGTCCGCGCAGCATGGTGGTGCGCGCCAGCCCGGTGATCAACGAG encodes:
- a CDS encoding methyl-accepting chemotaxis protein, yielding MRTNLPVTNVEHKLRPGEFIVSTTDRKGLITYVNPTFVEISGFTEQELIGAPHNIVRHPDMPPPAFADLWTTLEKGKPWSGLVKNRCKNGDYYWVRANAAPIWQGDSIAGYISVRTAPSDAEIAAAEAIYRAVRDGRAGKVMVLEGAVVSARVPAVIWRRITTSSLKARLIALIAITGGLPLLSSLLLDGMTAIALNAISLAAGALIGIWAYRDVSRPLAKAVKDMTQISQGHMDVATLAGADNEVGHALSALKALHIRVGFDLAETKRVAEEALRIKIGLDNVSTGVMIADTERKIIYVNKSVVDILSRAEDDIKKQLPNFSAKTLVGTNIDVFHKNPAHQAQLLANLNGTHSAALTIGPRSMVVRASPVINERGQRLGAVAEWTDRTAEVAVEKEVAELVNAAAAGDFSRRLNPAGKEGFFLQLAEGINKLVETSERGMNDVAEVLKALSEGDLTRQMEGDYEGLFAELKDSANTTSSRLREIVGQIREATDAINTAAREIATGNADLSSRTESQASSLEETASSMDELTSTVKQNADNARQANQLAQGASDIAVKGGEMVGEVVQTMSAISESSSKIADIISVIDGIAFQTNILALNAAVEAARAGEQGRGFAVVAGEVRNLAQRSAAAAKEIKQLINDSVDKVDAGYKVVEQAGNTMQEIVQSVKRVTDIMAEINAASTEQSQGIEQVNAAVAQMDEMTQQNAALVEQAAAAAESLQDQADGLAQAVAVFKVGGGAGSLAAPRQAVTRAPQPSRPAPRPASRPATAATDEDEWQEF
- a CDS encoding methyl-accepting chemotaxis protein, producing the protein MRVNMPVTGREYVLRDDHMIVSKTDTRGIITYINKDFLEVSGFTEEELIGAPHNIVRHPDMPPEAFADLWETLQKGMPWTAMVKNRCKNGDHYWVLANAAPIREGGQVVGYMSVRSKPTPQQIEAASRIYASIKAGEKTWKVVHGRVEKNTPLSRLKLLKNISIKGRLASMVGLASLLLLAVGGLGLFGLNQSNEDLRGVYEDHTIALGQLDRITRNLVNNRLNMAETLLDPSPESVRSHLADTEKRIDEINKTWEAYMAVDRPPEERTAAEQFAADRTRFVKEGLRPTMEALRAGQINEARQLYGKLDELFKPVRKSINGLIDRQLEAANAAHEASGERYATIRNLSIAAIVLGLTLLVAMGAILIRVITRPLNRAVEVFNNISGGNYKNHIEIEHEDEVGSVLNALRSMQTKMGFDVAETQRVADEALRIKIGLDNVSTGVMIADTERKIIYVNKSVVDILSRAEDDIKKQLPNFSAKTLVGTNIDVFHKNPAHQAQLLANLNGTHSAALTIGPRSMVVRASPVINERGQRLGAVAEWTDRTAEVAVEKEVAELVNAAAAGDFSRRLNPAGKEGFFLQLAEGINKLVETSERGMNDVAEVLKALSEGDLTRQMEGDYEGLFAELKDSANTTSSRLREIVGQIREATDAINTAAREIATGNADLSSRTESQASSLEETASSMDELTSTVKQNADNARQANQLAQGASDIAVKGGEMVGEVVQTMSAISESSSKIADIISVIDGIAFQTNILALNAAVEAARAGEQGRGFAVVAGEVRNLAQRSAAAAKEIKQLINDSVDKVDAGYKVVEQAGNTMQEIVQSVKRVTDIMAEINAASTEQSQGIEQVNAAVAQMDEMTQQNAALVEQAAAAAESLQDQADGLAQAVAVFKVGGGAGSLAAPRQAVTRAPQPSRPAPRPASRPATAATDEDEWQEF